GGCCTGACGCCGCTCAGCCTCTGGGGCTATGGCACACGACCTATGAAAATTGCTGGCAGGCATTTGTTGCGGGCAGTCATGTCGCATATGGAACGCAGATGCCGGAATTTCCTTCAGTGCCAGACCCGGATGCGGGCATTCAGACATATTTGCTTGGCTTTGATGTGATGGAATTTTTCAGAACGATATCGACAGTTGTTCCTCTTAACTCCCTGCGATATGGACTGGATGTTATTCTTGAGGAATCCTTTGAAGATACGGCGTCTGTCTTTCCCAAGGAACGAGAATTTCTGTTCAACAGTCTGGAGAGGCTGAAAACAGAAGATATCTTCGAGCAGTATTCACCGGACTCGCCTCTCTTTGAGAAGCCGATATTCTCCATTCCCGCCTCAAGTTATCACTTCATTGCGCATATCTTTGTCGATAGCATAATGGTGGATAGGGACGTTGCTATCAGATATCTCCGTTATTACCCTTTACGCCGGGAAGCGAAGGGCATCACTCGCGCTCTTGTGGAAGCCGTTTTACGGACAGCTCCGCCGGAATCCTCCGTTGCCGACAAAGCGGTGGCAGTTCCCCTGTGTGAAAGGGCACCGCATGATGGCAAACTCGTTTTTCATATTCCCAGGGCCTTTTGGGAAGGAAGGCCGGATGCCGCCGTCCGTGACGCCATGAAAGAAAAGTATCCTCTTGCGGTCATCGCTTATGTTCTCCTGTACTGGTGTGGTCCTCAAAAATCCGAGACCAGTCACAGAACCCCGCAGGGCAGAAAGACGCATGTGGGGCGCTTGCTTGCGGGCAAAGAGTACAGGGACGACAAATCCTATCGCAATTTGATGGATATGCTCCTCAAGGAAGCAGATGCATACTCCATAGTCAAGGAATGATCAGCTTGCCATTTTCCCGTATTTTTTAGATTTTCCCGTCATTTTCCCGTCCGATTCCCTCACGGGAATCTTCGGACGTGTGCCAGAGTCTCCTGAAATCCAACCAGATTCAGGAGATTTTTTTATGAAACAGCATCAACCGTCCATCCCCGCTCACGGCCTTTTGCGTCTTCCTCAGGTTCTCAACATGATTCCCATAAGCAAGAGCGCATGGTGGGAAGGGTGTCGCACCGGACGTTATCCCAAACCCGTGAAGCTCGGTCCCAGAACAACAGTCTGGCGGGCGGAGGACATTGCCGTATTTATCGAAAGCCTTGGCCGTCAGGGAGAGAATCATGAATAATCCCCTGCAAACCTTTCGGGACATCCTGACCGACAAGGGATTGATTCCGGCCGAAATCATGGCGGACGGGAACTTGCATCGTTGTCCTACCCAGACCAAACCGCACAAACAAAACGGTGCATATATCGCGCATGTCGATACCCCTGCGACGCTTTGGTGGTGCAACTGGGAAAACGGAGAACAGGGCACGTTTTGCGCCGAAGCAAAACAGACACTTTCAAGTGCGGAAATATCCGCATGGCGGGAGCGTCAACACTCCATACAGCGGCAACGCGAAGCGGAATATACCGAACGCCATGCTGAAGCGGCTCAACTGGCCAGACAGGAATGGAACTCTGCGCGTAGGTGCGATGCCAACCATCCTTATCTGTGCAGCAAGGGCATTACAGCTTTGGAAGGCATACGGCAGGCACGAGACGGTTCCCTGCTTGTTCCTGTTATGGATGCCGCACACAATCTGCAAAGTCTGCAACGCATCTATCCCGATGGAACAAAACGTTTTCTTGTGGGCGGCAAGGTATCTGGAGGACAATTCATCATTCAGGGGCAGCCGGAAAAGCCTGTTGCCGTTTGTGAGGGGTTTGCTACGGGCACAAGTATCCATCTTGCCACAGGCTGGACGGTTTATGTGGCCTTTTCCGCAAACAATCTCGCGAGAGTGGCCAAGACGGTGAAAGAACGATTGCTGGACAAGACAATCATCATTTGCGGCGACAATGACGAAGCAGGACTCAGGAAGGGGGAAGAGGCAGCCGGACTTGCAAACGCTCAACTTCTGTTTCCCCACTTCACCGACGCCAACGGTACGGATTTTAATGACCTTCACCAGATAGAAGGCATTGAGGCCGTCCGTTCGCAACTGGAAACGGCGCTGATCAAACAGCAAGGTCTTATCGCTCTGGACATGGGCGAATTTCTTTCCATGTCCATACCTGAACGGGGGTATCTTTTATCGCCCATTCTTCCGGTACAGGGCATAGGCATCCTGTACGCTCCGCGCGGTATAGGCAAGACATTCGCCGCGTTGAGCATCGCCGTTGCGGTGGCTTCCGGCGGAGCCGTGTTCAACTGGCGTGCGCCGATGCCCAAGCGAACGCTGTATGTGGATGGGGAAATGCCCGCCACGTCTATGCAGAACCGTCTTTCCGCTCTTGTCAACGGCATGTCCGTCCCCCCGCATACATTGAAAAATATGGCGCTCATCACACCGGATCTACAACCCTGCCCCATGCCGGATTTGTCCACAACCAGCGGACAGACCATGATTGAGCCGTTTCTGAAAGACGTGAACATGGTTGTGCTGGACAACATTGCAACCTTATGCCGCACCGGCAAGGAAAACGAGTCTCAGTCATGGCAGACCATGCAGGCGTGGCTGCTGGAATTACGCCGCAGAGGGATGACCGTCCTG
This is a stretch of genomic DNA from uncultured Desulfovibrio sp.. It encodes these proteins:
- a CDS encoding AlpA family phage regulatory protein, whose translation is MKQHQPSIPAHGLLRLPQVLNMIPISKSAWWEGCRTGRYPKPVKLGPRTTVWRAEDIAVFIESLGRQGENHE
- a CDS encoding AAA family ATPase; its protein translation is MNNPLQTFRDILTDKGLIPAEIMADGNLHRCPTQTKPHKQNGAYIAHVDTPATLWWCNWENGEQGTFCAEAKQTLSSAEISAWRERQHSIQRQREAEYTERHAEAAQLARQEWNSARRCDANHPYLCSKGITALEGIRQARDGSLLVPVMDAAHNLQSLQRIYPDGTKRFLVGGKVSGGQFIIQGQPEKPVAVCEGFATGTSIHLATGWTVYVAFSANNLARVAKTVKERLLDKTIIICGDNDEAGLRKGEEAAGLANAQLLFPHFTDANGTDFNDLHQIEGIEAVRSQLETALIKQQGLIALDMGEFLSMSIPERGYLLSPILPVQGIGILYAPRGIGKTFAALSIAVAVASGGAVFNWRAPMPKRTLYVDGEMPATSMQNRLSALVNGMSVPPHTLKNMALITPDLQPCPMPDLSTTSGQTMIEPFLKDVNMVVLDNIATLCRTGKENESQSWQTMQAWLLELRRRGMTVLLIHHAGKSGDQRGTSAREDIMDTVISLRRPREYSMAEGARFEVHLTKARGILGDDAKPFEANLITEGNALHWRVRDIEDVELEELKRLLGEGYSIRDCAEEMGKSKSSVHRLKRKLEGLA